In Calothrix sp. PCC 7507, one DNA window encodes the following:
- the rpaB gene encoding response regulator transcription factor RpaB — MESHKEKILVVDDEASIRRILETRLSMIGYDVVTAGDGEEALETFRKSDPDLVVLDVMMPKLDGYGVCQELRKESDVPIIMLTALGDVADRITGLELGADDYVVKPFSPKELEARIRSVLRRVDKTGASGIPSSGVIHVGNIKIDTNKRQVYKGDERIRLTGMEFSLLELLVSRSGEAFSRSEILQEVWGYTPERHVDTRVVDVHISRLRAKLEDDPSNPELILTARGTGYLFQRIIEPGEE; from the coding sequence TTGGAAAGTCATAAAGAAAAAATCCTGGTGGTAGACGACGAAGCCAGCATTCGCCGGATTTTGGAAACGCGCCTTTCCATGATTGGCTACGATGTTGTGACGGCTGGCGACGGTGAGGAAGCTTTGGAAACTTTTCGTAAATCTGATCCTGACCTTGTAGTCTTGGATGTGATGATGCCAAAGCTAGATGGCTACGGTGTATGCCAAGAATTACGTAAAGAATCTGATGTCCCAATTATCATGCTAACAGCCTTGGGCGACGTTGCCGATCGCATCACCGGGCTAGAATTGGGTGCTGATGACTATGTAGTTAAGCCATTCTCCCCCAAAGAACTAGAAGCTCGTATCCGCTCAGTACTGCGGCGGGTAGACAAAACAGGCGCTTCTGGTATTCCTAGTTCTGGAGTCATTCATGTCGGTAATATCAAAATCGATACGAATAAGCGACAAGTCTATAAAGGCGATGAGCGCATTCGCCTGACAGGTATGGAGTTTAGCCTACTAGAGTTGTTAGTGAGCCGCTCTGGTGAAGCTTTTTCCCGTTCAGAAATTTTGCAAGAAGTGTGGGGTTACACACCAGAACGCCACGTGGACACCCGTGTGGTAGATGTGCATATCTCCCGTTTGCGAGCCAAGTTAGAAGATGATCCCAGTAACCCAGAATTAATACTCACAGCCCGAGGTACTGGTTATTTGTTTCAACGGATAATCGAACCAGGGGAGGAGTGA